In a single window of the Anaerolineales bacterium genome:
- a CDS encoding prohibitin family protein: MNVAQVVRLMASLAWLAAIAVIATSVMRAGRGQPIRKSGTVVLAIVGIAILLTVVAAGLVFIQPEERGVVISALAPKGYREETLQPGLRWVVPFFENVVLYPISRQSYTMSIAPLEGAVQGDDSVTARTSDGQELFIDASVIFAIDPNEVIGVHIDWKNRYVDELIRPQARGIIRDTASQYGVEEIVTSRRDDFQSSMETALTEKMQENGLVLIDFILRNITFSPEYAASVEQKQIAEQLAQQAELIVQQRKQEAEQARQTAQGRADALVIDAEGKAKSNLIEAEAQSKALELIGAALRSNPALLNYEYIQRLAPGIQVMLVPSDNPYLLPLPTLAPAATIPPATGQ; the protein is encoded by the coding sequence ATGAACGTTGCACAGGTCGTCCGATTGATGGCGTCGCTGGCGTGGTTGGCGGCGATTGCGGTGATTGCGACCTCGGTTATGCGGGCCGGGCGCGGCCAGCCGATCCGTAAGTCCGGCACCGTCGTCTTAGCGATCGTCGGCATCGCCATCTTGCTCACGGTCGTCGCCGCCGGGTTGGTCTTCATCCAACCGGAGGAGCGAGGTGTGGTGATCTCCGCTCTGGCGCCCAAGGGCTACCGGGAAGAGACGCTCCAGCCAGGGTTGCGCTGGGTGGTCCCCTTCTTTGAGAACGTCGTCCTCTACCCGATCTCGCGCCAGTCCTACACGATGTCGATTGCCCCGTTGGAGGGCGCCGTCCAGGGGGATGACTCGGTAACAGCCCGAACGTCCGATGGGCAAGAGTTGTTCATTGACGCCTCGGTCATTTTCGCCATCGACCCGAATGAGGTCATCGGCGTGCACATCGACTGGAAGAACCGATACGTCGACGAGCTCATCCGGCCCCAGGCGCGCGGCATTATCCGCGATACCGCCTCGCAGTACGGCGTCGAAGAGATCGTGACCTCCAGACGAGATGACTTCCAGTCCAGCATGGAAACCGCCCTGACAGAGAAGATGCAGGAGAATGGCCTGGTGCTGATCGATTTCATCCTGCGTAACATCACCTTCTCGCCGGAGTACGCCGCCTCGGTGGAGCAGAAGCAGATCGCCGAACAGTTGGCCCAGCAGGCGGAGCTGATAGTCCAGCAGCGCAAGCAGGAAGCGGAGCAGGCCCGGCAGACGGCGCAGGGCCGGGCCGATGCGCTGGTGATCGACGCCGAAGGCAAGGCCAAGTCCAATCTGATCGAGGCCGAAGCCCAGTCCAAGGCGCTCGAGCTGATCGGGGCTGCCCTGCGCAGCAACCCGGCTTTGCTCAACTATGAGTACATCCAGCGGCTGGCGCCGGGCATCCAGGTGATGCTGGTGCCGAGCGACAATCCGTACCTGCTGCCGCTGCCGACGCTCGCGCCTGCCGCGACGATCCCCCCGGCGACCGGACAATAG